The Falco peregrinus isolate bFalPer1 chromosome 9, bFalPer1.pri, whole genome shotgun sequence genome includes a window with the following:
- the CPT1A gene encoding carnitine O-palmitoyltransferase 1, liver isoform: MAEAHQAVAFQFTVTPDGIDLRMSHEALKQIYLSGVHSWKKKFIRFKNGIITGVYPASPSSWLIVVVGVMSTMYAKIDPSLGIIAKINRTLDTTGYMSNQTQNIVSGVLFGTGLWVALIVTMRYSLKMLLSYHGWMFAEHGKLSAGTKFWMALVKLFSGRKPMLYSFQTSLPRLPVPAVNDTVNRYLESVRPLMDDEEFRRMEGLAKDFAFNLGPRLQWYLKLKSWWATNYVSDWWEEYIYLRGRGPIMVNSNYFAMDFLYLSPTTLQAARAGNVIHAILLYRKKLDRQEIKPILLMGSTVPLCSAQWERMFNTSRIPGVESDVLQHVKDSKHIVVYHKGRYFKVWLYHDGRLLKPREIEQQIQRILNDDSEPQAGEEKLAALTAGDRVPWAKARQAYFSRGKNKQSLDAVEKAAFFVTLDDIEQGYRKDDPVKSLDAYAKSLIHGRCYDRWFDKTFTLIVFKNGRIGLNAEHSWADAPIVGHLWENVMATEYLELGYSEDGHCKGDINQNIPIPTKLQWEIPAECQEVIERSLSTAIALADDVDFYSFFFDAFGKGLIKKAKTSPDAFVQLALQLAHYRDMGKFSLTYEASMTRLFREGRTETVRSCTVESCNFVRTMEDPTESSENKLKFFRIAAAKHQHLYRLAMTGAGIDRHLFCLYVVSKYLAVDSPFLKEVLSEPWRLSTSQTPQQHIDLKKNPEMLSCGGGFGPVADDGYGVSYIILDENSIHFHVSSKISCSETDSHRFGKNIQKAMVDIMGLFNLSKNCTK; this comes from the exons ATGGCAGAAGCTCATCAAGCAGTAGCTTTTCAATTTACAGTAACTCCAGATGGGATTGACCTGCGAATGAGCCATGAGGCACTCAAACAAATTTACTTATCTGGTGTCcattcatggaagaaaaagttCATCAGATTCAAG aatggAATTATCACTGGCGTTTATCCTGCTAGCCCATCTAGCTGGCTTATTGTAGTTGTGGGTGTGATGTCAACAATGTATGCCAAAATTGATCCTTCTTTAGGAATAATAGCTAAAATCAACCGAACACTTGATACAAC cGGCTATATGTCAAACCAAACACAGAACATTGTGAGCGGAGTACTTTTTGGCACAGGGCTTTGGGTTGCCCTTATTGTCACGATGCGCTACTCTCtaaaaatgttgctttcctATCACGGTTGGATGTTTGCTGAACATGGCAAACTTTCTGCAGGCACCAAGTTTTGGATG GCACTTGTAAAACTCTTCTCAGGACGTAAACCCATGTTGTACAGTTTCCAGACATCTTTACCACGATTGCCAGTTCCAGCTGTTAATGACACAGTCAATAGG TATCTGGAATCAGTTCGGCCACTTATGGATGATGAAGAGTTCAGAAGAATGGAGGGTCTTGCCAaagattttgcatttaatttgggACCAAGGCTTCAGTGGTATTTGAAGCTAAAATCCTGGTGGGCCACAAACTAT GTTAGTGATTGGTGGGAAGAATATATCTACCTTAGAGGACGTGGACCAATTATGGTTAATAGTAACTATTTTGCAATG GACTTCCTTTATTTATCTCCCACAACCCTGCAAGCAGCTAGAGCTGGTAATGTTATCCATGCCATCCTTCTCTATCGGAAAAAACTGGACAGGCAAGAAATCAAGCCA ATTCTTCTGATGGGATCTACTGTTCCACTCTGCTCAGCTCAGTGGGAACGGATGTTTAATACCTCGCGTATCCCAGGAGTGGAATCAG ATGTTCTCCAGCATGTGAAAGACAGCAAACACATTGTTGTGTATCATAAGGGCCGTTACTTCAAAGTGTGGCTGTACCACGATGGTAGACTGTTGAAACCCCGAGAAATTGAACAGCAGATTCAAAGAATTCTTAATGATGATTCAGAACCTCAGGCTGGTGAAGAGAAACTAGCAGCTCTTACTGCAGGAGATAG AGTGCCATGGGCTAAAGCTCGACAGGCTTATTTTAGCCGTGGAAAGAACAAGCAGTCCTTAGATGCTGTtgagaaagcagcattttttgtGACATTGGATGACATTGAGCAAGGGTACAGGAAAGACGATCCGGTCAAGTCACTGGATGCATATGCAAAATCCTTAATACATGGCAGATGTTATGACAG GTGGTTTGACAAAACATTCACTCTGATAGTATTCAAAAATGGCAGAATAGGTCTGAATGCAGAACATTCTTGGGCAGATGCTCCTATTGTTGGACACCTGTGGGAG AATGTCATGGCAACTGAGTACCTTGAACTGGGCTATTCGGAAGATGGGCATTGCAAAGGAGATATCAATCAAAATATTCCTATTCCTACCAAACTACAGTGGGAAATCCCAGCAGAA tgtcAAGAAGTGATTGAGAGGTCTCTGAGCACTGCCATAGCTTTAGCAGATGATGTGGACTTctactcatttttctttgatgcTTTTGGGAAGGGATtgataaagaaagcaaaaaccagCCCTGATGCCTTCGTGCAGCTCGCCCTGCAGCTTGCTCACTATCGG gACAtgggaaaattttctttaacataTGAAGCCTCTATGACACGCTtgttcagagaaggcaggaCTGAAACTGTTCGTTCGTGTACTGTTGAATCATGTAATTTTGTTCGAACCATGGAAGACCCAACCGAAAGT AGTGAAAATAAGCTGAAGTTCTTTCGAATTGCTGCTGCCAAACATCAGCACTTGTATCGTCTTGCCATGACTGGTGCTGGCATTGACCGCCATCTGTTCTGCCTTTATGTTGTGTCCAAGTACCTTGCTGTAGATTCTCCTTTCCTAAAGGAA GTTTTGTCAGAGCCTTGGAGGCTGTCAACGAGTCAAACACCACAGCAACATATTGATCTAAAGAAGAACCCTGAGATGTTATCCTGTGGTGGAGGGTTTGGACCG GTGGCTGATGATGGTTATGGTGTTTCTTATATTATCTTGGATGAAAATTCCATTCATTTCCATGTCTCCAGCAAAATATCTTGTTCTGAGACG gattctCATCGTTTTGGAAAAAACATCCAAAAAGCAATGGTTGACATCATGGGTTTATTTAACCTTAGTAAAAACTGTACCAAGTAA